A window of the Henckelia pumila isolate YLH828 chromosome 3, ASM3356847v2, whole genome shotgun sequence genome harbors these coding sequences:
- the LOC140888129 gene encoding aluminum-activated malate transporter 8-like produces MEIVINPRNQENKLHGIISSGHDYFEGVVTSLRSKLVEFTKTTKKIGEDDPRRIVHSMKVGLALTLVSFLYYFRPLYDGFGQAGMWAILTVVVVFEFTVGGTLSKSLNRSCATLLAGALGIGAEYLANLCGDSTGQPLILAFLVFVLATTATFTRFHPSVKRKCDYGVLIFILTFTLVAVSGFRVSQILQLAHQRLATIFIGGATCMMISIFVCPVWAGQDLHHLIVTNLEKLALYLEGFGGEVFDSPVDNKDKSCLQGCESVLDSKTTEESLANFAWWEPGHGGFRFNHPWKQYLKIGAFACECARHIKALHGYAINSKRKAASEIFKKLQKSCTTMSSESAKALQDLASAIKILKCPSSSSIQTHVKNSKFAADEFKSILKNIPPPQQNLQEIMQLLVVASVLIDIIKCVERISESVHELSKRAGFQEQTPQGNESC; encoded by the exons ATGGAGATCGTGATCAATCCACGAAACCAAGAAAATAAATTACATGGAATTATATCGTCCGGGCATGACTATTTTGAAGGCGTGGTCACGAGTTTGAGGTCAAAACTAGTCGAATTTACGAAAACGACCAAGAAAATCGGAGAAGATGATCCAAGAAGAATAGTACACTCGATGAAAGTTGGATTGGCTCTTACATTAGTATCTTTCTTATACTACTTCAGGCCTCTATATGATGGATTCGGACAGGCGGGAATGTGGGCTATTTTAACCGTTGTTGTCGTGTTCGAATTCACTGTCG GTGGAACTTTATCAAAAAGCTTAAACAGAAGTTGTGCAACACTGTTAGCTGGTGCATTAGGGATTGGAGCCGAGTACTTAGCCAATCTCTGCGGAGACAGTACAGGACAACCTCTAATTCTGGCATTTTTGGTATTCGTCCTAG CAACAACGGCTACGTTTACACGATTTCACCCGAGCGTGAAGAGGAAATGTGATTATGGAGTTCTTATATTTATCTTGACATTCACACTGGTGGCTGTGTCGGGTTTCCGGGTCAGCCAGATCCTGCAATTGGCCCATCAAAGGTTGGCAACCATTTTCATTGGCGGGGCAACCTGCATGATGATATCCATATTCGTTTGCCCGGTTTGGGCGGGTCAAGATTTGCATCACCTGATTGTTACAAATCTTGAAAAGCTTGCTTTATACTTAGAGG GTTTTGGGGGTGAAGTTTTTGATTCTCCCGTGGATAATAAAGACAAGTCATGTCTCCAAGGCTGTGAAAGTGTACTTGATTCGAAGACCACCGAGGAATCTTTG GCGAATTTTGCATGGTGGGAACCTGGGCATGGAGGTTTTAGATTCAATCATCCATGGAAACAATATTTGAAGATTGGAGCCTTTGCTTGTGAGTGTGCCCGCCATATCAAAGCGCTCCATGGATACGCCATTAATTCCAAACGGAAG GCTGCAtcagaaattttcaagaaactccaAAAGTCATGCACAACTATGAGCTCAGAATCTGCCAAAGCCCTGCAAGACTTGGCCTCCGCAATCAAAATTCTTAAATGTCCATCCTCCTCATCTATCCAAACCCATGTCAAGAATTCAAAATTCGCGGCGGATGAATTCAAATCTATCCTCAAAAACATCCCACCACCCCAACAAAATCTCCAAGAAATAATGCAGCTACTCGTCGTTGCATCCGTGCTCATCGACATCATTAAATGCGTCGAAAGAATTTCTGAATCTGTACACGAACTTTCCAAGCGAGCCGGTTTCCAGGAACAAACACCTCAGGGTAATGAGTCATGCTAA